The Canis lupus familiaris isolate Mischka breed German Shepherd chromosome X, alternate assembly UU_Cfam_GSD_1.0, whole genome shotgun sequence genome has a segment encoding these proteins:
- the LOC119878088 gene encoding heat shock transcription factor, X-linked member 3-like, whose amino-acid sequence MASQGTDKVYEVKLAPPGDGEPATGIPSDLSPDPNVDSGEIFEKNEDEAVNRDPGPQDNPQPQAQDHGAANVEENILGLSFPRKLWRIVEDDAFTSVRWNEDGDAVVIDEDLFQREVLHRRGAERIFETDSLKSFIRLMNLYGFSKIRASNPSGHSLGNKKMMIYRNSNFQRDRPLFLDNVQRKGDLKTTTACSGSSATTPKRKKPTAATRHSPRIHHQESTKEDKKAPREAPNAQGPSGTQSFTFSGIWSLSSVAGYATENHGPSELAGPSGEGTSRNVMFASPALAGRDGAGELPPAPPVYPDYRSVMSLYNTCYSILLAALSVMSPNEAPSENEEHEGSSDYKCALCEHFKENPGP is encoded by the exons ATGGCTAGTCAGGGTACCGACAAGGTGTATGAAGTCAAGCTGGCCCCACCTGGGGATGGAGAGCCAGCGACAGGGATCCCGTCTGATTTATCCCCGGATCCAAATGTGGATTCTGGGGAGATTTTCGAGAAGAATGAGGATGAAGCTGTGAACCGAGATCCAGGACCTCAAGACAACCCACAGCCACAGGCCCAAGACCATGGTGCCGCCAACGTGGAAGAAAACATTCTCGGGCTCTCCTTCCCGAGGAAGCTTTGGAGGATCGTGGAGGACGACGCCTTCACGTCGGTGCGCTGGAACGAGGACGGAGACGCCGTGGTCATCGACGAAGACCTCTTCCAGCGGGAGGTTCTTCACCGGAGAGGCGCAGAGAGGATCTTCGAGACCGACAGCTTAAAGAGCTTCATCCGCCTCATGAACCTGTACGGGTTCAGCAAAATCCGAGCCAGCAACCCCTCAGGTCACTCTCTGGGGAACAAGAAAATGATG ATCTACCGAAATTCCAACTTTCAGAGAGACAGGCCCTTGTTCCTTGACAATGTCCAGAGAAAAGGTGACCTGAAAACCACCACTGCGTGCTCAGGGAGCAGCGCAACCACTCCCAAGAGAAAGAAGCCCACGGCAGCCACAAGACATTCTCCACGAATCCATCACCAGGAATCCACCAAAGAGGACAAGAAGGCCCCCAGGGAAGCCCCAAATGCTCAGGGACCCAGTGGCACCCAGTCATTCACATTCTCTGGCATCTGGTCTCTGAGCAGTGTAGCCGGGTACGCCACCGAAAATCATGGCCCCAGTGAGCTGGCTGGTCCCAGTGGGGAGGGTACCTCCAGGAATGTGATGTTCGCATCCCCGGCCCTGGCCGGGAGGGATGGCGCAGGGGAactgccccccgcaccccccgttTACCCAGATTACAGGTCAGTGATGTCACTCTACAACACCTGTTATTCCATCCTCTTGGCTGCCCTCTCGGTCATGTCCCCAAACGAGGCCCCAAGTGAGAACGAGGAGCACGAGGGCTCCTCGGATTACAAGTGTGCACTCTGTGAACACTTCAAGGAAAATCCGGGTCCCTAA